From the genome of Vicia villosa cultivar HV-30 ecotype Madison, WI linkage group LG2, Vvil1.0, whole genome shotgun sequence, one region includes:
- the LOC131654082 gene encoding embryo-specific protein ATS3B-like — MKSLTSILFFSFFIIAVFSEPTPITTASDQPQPNQSFNPNQIQTQNAVGASTCAYTVTIKTSCKSPSYTRDRISLSFGDAYGYQVYVPRLDDPSSRTFERCSTDTFHVNGPCTYQICYLYLYRTGYDGWRPESVTVSTFNYPPATFYYNTFIPNGIWYGFDNCRTYLPTITAAAI, encoded by the exons ATGAAATCTCTTACCTCAATCCTCTTCTTCTCATTCTTCATTATCGCCGTCTTCTCAGAACCAACACCGATAACCACCGCTTCCGATCAGCCTCAACCTAATCAATCTTTCAACCCCAACCAAATTCAAACTCAG AATGCTGTTGGAGCAAGCACTTGTGCTTACACCGTCACTATAAAAACAAGCTGCAAATCTCCATCTTATACCAGAGATCGAATCAGTCTTTCGTTCGGCGATGCTTATGGATATCAG GTTTATGTTCCGAGATTGGATGATCCTAGTTCAAGGACATTTGAGAGATGCTCTACGGACACATTTCATGTAAATGGACCATGTACGTACCAAATATGCTATCTGTATTTATACAGAACCGGATACGATGGTTGGAGACCAGAGAGTGTTACAGTATCTACCTTTAACTACCCACCTGCTACTTTCTACTATAACACTTTCATTCCTAATGGCATTTGGTATGGTTTTGATAATTGTCGCACTTATTTGCCA